A genomic window from Streptomyces sp. MST-110588 includes:
- a CDS encoding SigE family RNA polymerase sigma factor, whose amino-acid sequence MHHGRDQAFSAFMAARYPSLLRTAILLAGTDGSGAEDLVQEALLRTYRAWRRIGRAEAAEAYTRTTMVRLLAKNRRRRWNREVPAAALPEVPGPGHDEDVATALAVRALLRRLPPGQRAVLVLRFYHQLTERQIAEVLGCSVGTVKSRAARALTALRASGLLLAVPDRETGPG is encoded by the coding sequence ATGCACCACGGCCGGGACCAGGCGTTCAGCGCTTTCATGGCGGCGAGATACCCCTCCCTGCTGCGCACGGCGATCCTGCTGGCCGGCACGGACGGCAGCGGGGCGGAAGACCTGGTGCAGGAGGCGCTGCTGCGTACGTACCGGGCGTGGCGGCGGATCGGGCGGGCCGAGGCGGCGGAAGCCTATACGCGTACGACCATGGTCCGGCTGCTGGCCAAGAACCGCCGGCGGCGCTGGAACCGGGAGGTCCCGGCGGCGGCGCTGCCGGAAGTGCCGGGCCCCGGCCACGACGAGGACGTGGCGACCGCCCTTGCCGTACGCGCGCTGCTGCGCCGGCTGCCGCCCGGCCAGCGGGCCGTACTGGTGCTGCGCTTCTATCATCAGCTCACCGAGCGGCAGATCGCGGAGGTGCTCGGCTGCTCGGTCGGCACGGTCAAGAGCCGGGCGGCCCGCGCGCTGACCGCACTGCGCGCATCGGGCCTCCTCCTTGCCGTACCGGATCGCGAGACGGGCCCGGGGTGA
- a CDS encoding acyltransferase domain-containing protein, whose product MPIAVVGMAARFPGAPDIESFWEMLCGGGDAISRLSRDRVEAGGPYGAAGSDDSSAGNGSSTGNGSSTGGGPEPVAGGWGGFLPGIEKFDAEFFGIAPKEAERMDPQQRLLLEVAHEALEDAGLPSGKLAGSRTGVYVGQLGGDYWHLQCRQPESLDIYATAGAASRAATSGRLSFAFDLRGPSFTVDTACSSSLVAVHRAAQSLRAGESELALACGVNLVLLPYETMTYARAGMLAPDGRCKFGDRRADGFVRSDGVGVVVLKPLAAALADGDAVRAVLLGGAVNNDGRASGYLMTPAVEGQRQVLTAAYADAGVDPAQVDYVEAHGTGTRAGDPVELSALGAVLGQGRAAGHRCLVGSVKTNIGHAEAASGLAGLIKTVLCLEKGVVPPNVHLRDPAPTVPWDELPLELPRELTPLPDRGRPALAGVSNFGISGTNAHLVLSAPPEPEPEPESQAEPEPGAESQPEPQPDPGSADPASDEAQLLVLSARTPEALHALAERYADFFRGAPASGAAASLRDIAHSLGTRRQHHESRLALVARTHEEAAATLREHLAGAEPRGVSAIDYAPAERPRVVFVFPGQGSQWIGMGRELLETEPAFRAALKECDAVIAEESGWSVTELLRTGAPERFAELDVIQPTLWAMEVALAALWRSWGVEPDAVLGHSMGEAAAACVAGALTTAEAGAVICRRSKLAKRLAGKGAMAWVELSVADAERTVAAHRGSASVAVSNSPGSTVLSGTPRAIDEILAELERREVFARRVNVDFASHSPQMDELREELVEALGGLRPRAGRTPVHSTVLDQVIDGSAMDAAYWADNLRNPVRFASAVSAQAAVGPTVFLEISPHPILQTAIRENLDAYDGPGYVTGSLRREEPERRSLLTHAGLLHTLGCPVRWEALCGGRARYVRLPGYPWQHDRYWHAPAPVPAVPAAEDLAAAPGPSSSSPASPAGTGHPLLGRELPSSGERRVWQGELDRRRNAYLDDHQVQGTVIVPGTASVELALAAGREVLGEPPAVRDVAFHTALFLMPGQSTELRVTVEPDAAGGHRFEVAGRAADDEPWQTHVTGALRRGGPEPAPSDDRADAAFAPEPPDRARERCPDHVTGEDFYRHHAGLGNQWQGAFRGITELWRGTRETVARLTCPPGIAATLGAHVFHPALLDAVCQTLAATVKWTPGDADDAFVLGDLGVVRVHRPPTERMWAHVRLTSHLPGQEFTGDIDVFDPTGRHLLAEVRALRLRHLPRAAGEEPRSGSLGHGDGDAYGDSRSYDEGRTYQDGRTGESDGGDRRRGKDGWLYELRWRPVSRPQPARPPAAGAGTARWWVLPDSTGVGAALVRRLRAAGHEVAVREGGDGDGAQAEGRTVTGVVDLRALDLGVPAASAPPPSGGDICGPALALVQELLEAGTPDTPRLWLVTRGAQGVPAPEGRDGGERAEPGLFQAPLWGMGRALAQEQPALRTTLVDLDPAGDPEAAAAALADELLAAACVPGAAPVTAPAAYLDEDQLALRGPDRYAARLVPRPPAPGRTAGGPAAWRAHLAVPGTPDDLTLAPATRRPPGPGEIEIRVTHAALNYRDVLTALGAYPGQGHDSPTLGWECAGTVSRTGPDVTDLTVGEEVVALGHPALGSYVRTRACLAVRRPARLTAAEAVTVPAAFLTAYHSLVELARVDVGDRVLIHSATGGVGLAAVQIAQWRGARVLATAGSPHKRSVLQALGIRDVADSRSLDYADTFRAATGGHGVDVVLNTLSGDAVRANLDLLAPYGRYVELTKKDILEDRHIGLGVFERNVTFGAVDVIDMIRHRPERVGRILREVFGLIGQGVLRPLPYSEHPAGELAEAFRLMARSRHLGKVVVDLTRTGTETGTNVGTGTGTDVGTGRDTPAAAAGPRIRADATYLVTGGLGGLGSVLARWLVRRGARHLLLTGRSVLPEPSERSAGADDPRHTLLAELRAAGCQVAYESMDVADEAALRALLARRESAGLPPVRGVVHAAGALRYQALAEYDRPGLDEAAHAKVTGGWSLHRALEGTPLDFFVLFSSGSAVLGSPLLGGYAAGNAFLDALARHRRRHNLPALSVNWGFWGSLGMVARAAQEQGRSLTPRGMTAFEPADGIEILERLMAEDADGVAVLPTDWRVWRETYPRAAGAPLLRELISTDGAPAAEPPVSEPPAPQARTPETSMSEARTPGASTSGATASGTTASGATDDLGSEQSVEEYLTRQIARVLGARIERITPEKPLNRLGLDSLMATEIRTRIRRDLNVVLPVVKLLGRHTVADVAAEVRAELDRRAAPEDSPSSSRSPNPSNPSDSSNPSDSSDTRREVVEL is encoded by the coding sequence GTGCCCATAGCCGTCGTGGGCATGGCGGCTCGGTTTCCCGGAGCACCGGACATCGAGTCCTTCTGGGAAATGCTGTGCGGTGGTGGCGACGCCATATCGCGCCTTTCCCGGGACCGGGTGGAGGCCGGCGGACCGTACGGCGCCGCCGGTTCCGACGACTCCTCCGCCGGCAACGGCAGCAGCACCGGCAACGGCAGCAGCACCGGCGGCGGTCCGGAGCCGGTCGCCGGAGGGTGGGGCGGATTCCTGCCCGGGATCGAGAAGTTCGACGCGGAATTCTTCGGCATCGCCCCGAAGGAGGCCGAGCGGATGGACCCCCAGCAGCGCCTGCTGCTGGAGGTCGCCCATGAGGCACTGGAGGACGCGGGACTGCCGTCCGGCAAACTGGCCGGCAGCCGGACCGGCGTCTACGTGGGCCAGCTCGGCGGCGACTACTGGCACCTTCAGTGCCGGCAGCCGGAGAGCCTGGACATCTACGCCACCGCCGGCGCCGCGTCCCGGGCGGCGACGTCCGGCCGGCTGTCCTTCGCCTTCGACCTGCGCGGCCCCAGCTTCACCGTGGACACCGCGTGCTCCTCGTCCTTGGTCGCCGTGCACCGCGCCGCGCAGAGCCTGCGCGCGGGCGAGAGCGAACTCGCCCTGGCCTGCGGGGTCAACCTGGTGCTGCTGCCGTACGAGACCATGACCTACGCGCGCGCCGGCATGCTGGCGCCGGACGGCCGGTGCAAGTTCGGTGACCGGCGCGCCGACGGATTCGTACGCAGCGACGGCGTCGGCGTGGTGGTGCTCAAACCGCTGGCCGCGGCGCTGGCCGACGGGGACGCCGTACGGGCGGTGCTGCTGGGCGGCGCGGTCAACAACGACGGCCGCGCCAGCGGGTACCTGATGACGCCCGCCGTCGAGGGACAGCGGCAGGTGCTCACCGCGGCCTACGCCGATGCCGGGGTGGACCCGGCGCAGGTCGATTACGTCGAAGCGCACGGCACCGGCACCCGCGCCGGGGACCCGGTCGAACTCTCCGCACTCGGCGCGGTCCTGGGCCAGGGGCGTGCTGCCGGGCACCGATGTCTGGTCGGCTCGGTGAAGACCAACATCGGGCACGCGGAAGCGGCTTCGGGCCTGGCCGGGCTGATCAAGACGGTGCTCTGCCTGGAGAAGGGCGTGGTGCCGCCGAACGTGCATCTGCGCGATCCGGCCCCCACCGTGCCGTGGGACGAGCTGCCGCTCGAGCTGCCGCGCGAGCTGACGCCGCTCCCGGACCGCGGGCGCCCCGCACTCGCCGGAGTGAGCAACTTCGGCATTTCGGGGACCAACGCGCACCTGGTGCTCTCCGCGCCGCCGGAGCCGGAGCCGGAGCCGGAATCGCAGGCAGAGCCGGAGCCGGGAGCGGAATCACAGCCGGAGCCGCAGCCGGATCCGGGGTCGGCTGATCCTGCCTCCGACGAGGCCCAGTTGCTGGTGCTGTCCGCCCGTACGCCCGAAGCGCTGCACGCCCTGGCCGAGCGGTACGCGGACTTCTTCCGCGGCGCCCCCGCCTCCGGTGCCGCCGCGTCCCTGCGGGACATCGCCCACAGCCTCGGCACCCGGCGCCAGCACCACGAGAGCCGGCTGGCCCTGGTGGCCCGTACGCACGAAGAAGCCGCCGCGACGCTGCGCGAACACCTCGCGGGTGCCGAGCCCCGCGGCGTCTCGGCGATCGACTACGCACCCGCCGAACGCCCCCGCGTGGTGTTCGTCTTCCCCGGCCAGGGCTCCCAGTGGATCGGCATGGGCCGGGAACTCCTGGAGACCGAACCGGCCTTCCGCGCCGCACTCAAGGAGTGTGACGCGGTGATCGCCGAGGAGAGCGGCTGGTCGGTGACCGAACTGCTGCGTACGGGAGCGCCCGAGCGCTTCGCCGAACTGGACGTCATCCAGCCGACGCTGTGGGCCATGGAAGTGGCACTGGCCGCGCTGTGGCGCTCGTGGGGCGTGGAGCCGGACGCGGTGCTCGGGCACAGCATGGGCGAGGCCGCCGCGGCCTGCGTCGCCGGGGCGCTGACCACGGCCGAGGCCGGAGCCGTCATCTGCCGGCGCAGCAAACTCGCCAAGCGGCTGGCCGGCAAGGGGGCGATGGCCTGGGTCGAGCTGTCCGTCGCCGACGCCGAGCGGACGGTGGCGGCCCACCGGGGCAGCGCGTCGGTCGCGGTGAGCAACAGCCCCGGCTCCACGGTGCTCTCGGGCACCCCGCGAGCCATCGACGAGATCCTCGCCGAGCTGGAGCGCCGGGAGGTCTTCGCCCGCCGCGTCAACGTGGACTTCGCCTCGCACAGCCCGCAGATGGACGAGCTGCGCGAGGAGCTGGTGGAGGCGCTCGGCGGGCTGCGGCCACGGGCGGGCCGGACACCCGTCCACTCCACGGTCCTCGACCAGGTGATCGACGGCAGTGCCATGGACGCCGCCTACTGGGCCGACAACCTGCGCAACCCGGTGCGTTTCGCCTCCGCGGTCAGCGCTCAGGCGGCGGTGGGTCCGACGGTGTTCCTGGAGATCAGCCCGCATCCGATCCTGCAGACCGCGATCCGGGAGAACCTCGACGCGTACGACGGTCCCGGGTACGTCACCGGGTCCCTGCGGCGCGAGGAGCCCGAGCGGCGGAGCCTGCTCACCCACGCGGGGCTGCTGCACACCCTGGGCTGCCCGGTGCGGTGGGAGGCGCTGTGCGGCGGCCGGGCGCGGTACGTACGGCTGCCCGGCTACCCGTGGCAGCACGACCGCTACTGGCACGCCCCGGCACCCGTACCCGCCGTGCCGGCGGCCGAGGACTTGGCCGCCGCGCCAGGGCCGTCGTCCTCCTCGCCTGCTTCCCCGGCGGGGACCGGCCACCCGCTGCTGGGCCGCGAACTGCCCTCCTCAGGGGAGCGCCGGGTATGGCAGGGCGAACTGGACCGGCGGCGCAACGCCTACCTCGACGACCACCAGGTGCAGGGCACGGTGATCGTCCCGGGGACGGCCTCGGTCGAACTCGCCCTGGCGGCGGGGCGCGAGGTGCTGGGCGAGCCGCCCGCGGTCCGCGACGTCGCCTTCCACACGGCACTGTTCCTGATGCCGGGACAGAGCACGGAACTGCGGGTCACCGTGGAGCCGGACGCGGCGGGCGGCCACCGCTTCGAGGTGGCCGGCCGGGCGGCCGACGACGAACCCTGGCAGACCCATGTCACCGGCGCACTGCGCCGGGGCGGCCCCGAACCGGCTCCCTCGGACGACCGCGCCGACGCCGCTTTTGCCCCCGAACCGCCGGACCGGGCACGCGAACGCTGCCCGGACCACGTCACCGGCGAGGACTTCTACCGGCACCACGCCGGCCTCGGCAACCAGTGGCAGGGCGCCTTCCGCGGCATCACCGAGCTGTGGCGCGGCACGCGCGAGACGGTCGCGCGGCTCACCTGCCCGCCCGGCATCGCCGCCACGCTCGGCGCGCACGTCTTCCACCCCGCGCTGCTGGACGCCGTCTGCCAGACCCTCGCGGCGACGGTGAAGTGGACGCCGGGCGACGCCGACGACGCCTTCGTGCTGGGTGACCTCGGCGTCGTACGGGTCCACCGCCCGCCCACGGAGCGGATGTGGGCCCATGTCCGCCTCACCTCCCACCTGCCGGGCCAGGAGTTCACCGGCGACATCGACGTCTTCGACCCGACGGGCCGGCACCTCCTGGCCGAAGTGCGCGCACTGCGGCTGCGCCATCTGCCGAGGGCGGCGGGGGAGGAGCCACGGTCCGGGTCCCTCGGGCACGGTGACGGTGACGCGTACGGAGACAGCCGCTCGTACGACGAAGGCCGCACGTACCAGGACGGCCGCACGGGTGAGAGTGACGGCGGGGACCGGCGCCGCGGCAAGGACGGCTGGCTCTACGAGCTGCGCTGGCGCCCCGTGTCCCGTCCACAGCCGGCACGGCCACCCGCCGCGGGAGCCGGAACCGCACGCTGGTGGGTGCTGCCGGACTCGACCGGGGTCGGCGCCGCACTCGTACGGCGGTTGCGCGCGGCCGGACACGAGGTGGCCGTTCGCGAAGGCGGCGACGGAGACGGTGCGCAGGCCGAAGGCCGTACGGTCACCGGCGTGGTGGACCTGCGGGCGCTGGACCTGGGCGTACCCGCCGCGTCGGCTCCGCCCCCGTCGGGCGGCGACATCTGCGGCCCCGCGCTGGCCCTCGTACAGGAACTGCTGGAGGCCGGGACGCCGGACACCCCGCGGCTGTGGCTGGTGACCAGGGGAGCCCAGGGCGTTCCCGCCCCGGAAGGCCGGGACGGCGGGGAGCGGGCGGAACCCGGCCTCTTCCAGGCACCGCTGTGGGGGATGGGCCGCGCCCTGGCCCAGGAGCAGCCCGCGCTACGTACGACCCTGGTCGACCTGGACCCGGCCGGGGACCCCGAAGCCGCCGCCGCGGCCCTCGCCGACGAGCTGCTGGCCGCGGCCTGCGTCCCCGGGGCGGCTCCCGTTACGGCTCCCGCCGCGTACCTCGACGAGGACCAGCTCGCGCTGCGCGGCCCGGACCGGTACGCGGCCCGGCTCGTACCCCGGCCGCCGGCGCCGGGCCGGACGGCCGGCGGCCCCGCGGCCTGGCGCGCACACCTCGCCGTACCGGGCACACCGGACGACCTGACGCTGGCGCCGGCCACCCGCCGACCGCCCGGACCCGGCGAGATCGAGATCCGGGTCACCCACGCGGCGCTCAACTACCGCGATGTGCTCACGGCCCTGGGCGCCTACCCGGGGCAGGGCCACGACAGCCCCACCCTGGGCTGGGAGTGCGCGGGCACCGTCAGCCGGACCGGGCCCGACGTCACAGATCTCACCGTGGGCGAGGAGGTCGTCGCCCTGGGCCATCCGGCCCTCGGCTCGTACGTCCGTACCCGAGCCTGCCTCGCCGTCCGCCGGCCCGCGCGGCTGACGGCGGCGGAGGCCGTGACCGTACCCGCCGCGTTCCTGACGGCCTATCACTCACTGGTCGAACTGGCGCGCGTCGACGTGGGCGACCGGGTACTGATCCACTCCGCCACCGGAGGCGTGGGACTGGCCGCCGTCCAGATCGCGCAGTGGCGCGGGGCCCGGGTCCTGGCCACGGCCGGGAGCCCGCACAAGCGGTCGGTGCTCCAGGCGCTGGGGATACGGGACGTCGCCGACTCCCGCTCCCTCGACTACGCGGACACCTTCCGCGCGGCGACCGGCGGCCATGGCGTCGACGTCGTCCTCAACACCCTCTCCGGGGACGCCGTACGGGCCAACCTCGACTTGCTCGCCCCGTACGGGCGGTATGTCGAGCTGACCAAGAAGGACATCCTGGAGGACCGGCACATCGGCCTCGGCGTCTTCGAACGCAATGTGACGTTCGGTGCCGTTGACGTCATCGACATGATCCGCCACCGGCCGGAGCGGGTGGGCCGCATCCTGCGCGAGGTCTTCGGCCTGATCGGCCAGGGCGTGCTGCGGCCCCTTCCGTACAGCGAACACCCCGCCGGGGAACTCGCCGAGGCGTTCCGGCTCATGGCCCGCTCCCGGCACCTCGGCAAGGTGGTCGTGGACTTGACGCGCACGGGTACGGAAACAGGTACGAACGTAGGCACAGGTACGGGTACGGACGTGGGCACGGGTAGGGACACCCCGGCTGCCGCCGCCGGGCCGCGGATCCGGGCCGACGCGACCTACCTGGTCACCGGCGGGCTCGGAGGGCTGGGCAGTGTGCTGGCCCGTTGGCTGGTACGGCGCGGCGCCCGGCACCTGCTGCTCACCGGACGCTCGGTGCTGCCGGAGCCCTCTGAGCGCTCCGCAGGCGCGGACGACCCCCGGCACACGCTGCTCGCGGAGCTGCGCGCGGCCGGCTGCCAGGTCGCGTACGAGTCGATGGACGTGGCCGACGAGGCGGCGCTACGGGCGCTGCTGGCGCGGCGCGAGAGCGCGGGACTCCCGCCGGTGCGGGGCGTCGTGCACGCCGCCGGTGCCCTGCGGTACCAGGCGCTGGCCGAGTACGACCGGCCCGGCCTGGACGAGGCGGCGCACGCCAAAGTGACGGGCGGCTGGAGCCTGCACCGGGCGCTGGAGGGCACACCGCTGGACTTCTTCGTGCTCTTCTCCTCGGGATCGGCGGTGCTCGGCTCCCCGCTGCTGGGCGGTTACGCGGCGGGCAACGCCTTCCTGGACGCACTGGCCCGGCACCGGCGCCGCCACAACCTGCCCGCGCTGTCGGTCAACTGGGGCTTCTGGGGATCGCTCGGCATGGTCGCCAGGGCCGCGCAGGAGCAAGGGCGCTCCCTGACGCCGCGCGGCATGACCGCCTTCGAACCGGCGGACGGCATCGAGATCCTGGAGCGTCTGATGGCCGAGGACGCGGACGGGGTGGCGGTGCTGCCCACGGACTGGCGGGTCTGGCGTGAGACCTATCCGCGGGCGGCGGGCGCGCCGCTGCTGCGCGAACTCATCTCCACGGACGGGGCTCCGGCAGCGGAACCTCCCGTCTCGGAGCCCCCCGCACCGCAGGCCCGTACGCCGGAGACCTCGATGTCAGAGGCCCGCACGCCTGGGGCCTCCACGTCCGGGGCCACTGCGTCCGGGACGACTGCGTCCGGCGCTACGGACGATCTGGGGAGCGAGCAGTCCGTCGAGGAGTATCTGACGCGGCAGATCGCGCGGGTGCTCGGAGCGCGCATCGAGCGGATCACGCCCGAGAAACCGCTGAACAGGCTCGGCCTGGACTCGCTGATGGCCACGGAGATCCGTACCCGGATCCGGCGCGACCTGAACGTCGTGCTGCCGGTGGTCAAACTCCTCGGCCGGCACACCGTGGCCGATGTCGCCGCCGAGGTCCGCGCCGAGCTGGACCGGCGGGCGGCACCCGAGGATTCCCCCAGCTCCTCCCGCTCTCCCAACCCCTCCAACCCTTCCGACTCCTCCAACCCCTCCGACTCCTCGGACACCCGCCGCGAGGTGGTGGAACTGTGA
- a CDS encoding alpha/beta fold hydrolase encodes MTDPWLPSVGAKENSRFRLFCFPYAGGGAAVYREWGELLPDWVDVLPLVPPGRETRIDEPPRRDLDALVAGAAGAMSPYLDRPFGLFGHSLGAIVAYHVAHLLREQGLPEPAHLFVAGHRAPHLPDRIPPIHHLPDEAFADGVRELGGMPEDVLAEPELMRLLLPGLRADFTISDTYTYRPLMPLDCPVTALGGLADHTATEAETEEWRVHTTGAFRHFMLPGGHFFLSSARQLLTGIVESGIHRSLRSRVR; translated from the coding sequence ATGACTGACCCATGGCTCCCTTCGGTGGGGGCCAAGGAAAATTCCCGATTCCGTCTCTTCTGTTTCCCTTACGCGGGCGGCGGAGCCGCCGTGTACCGGGAGTGGGGTGAGCTGCTGCCCGACTGGGTGGACGTCCTGCCGCTGGTACCGCCGGGCCGTGAAACCCGGATCGACGAACCGCCCCGCAGGGACCTCGACGCGCTGGTGGCGGGCGCGGCGGGGGCGATGAGCCCCTACCTCGACCGGCCGTTCGGCCTCTTCGGCCACAGCCTCGGCGCGATCGTCGCGTACCACGTGGCGCATCTGCTGCGGGAGCAGGGGCTGCCGGAGCCCGCCCATCTCTTCGTGGCCGGCCATCGGGCACCACATCTGCCCGACCGCATTCCACCGATCCACCACCTCCCCGACGAGGCGTTCGCCGACGGCGTCAGGGAACTGGGCGGGATGCCGGAGGACGTCCTGGCCGAGCCGGAGCTCATGCGGCTGCTGCTCCCCGGCCTGCGGGCCGACTTCACCATCAGTGACACCTACACCTACCGACCGCTGATGCCGCTCGACTGCCCGGTGACGGCCCTCGGCGGCCTCGCCGACCATACGGCCACGGAAGCCGAGACCGAGGAATGGCGGGTCCATACGACCGGCGCCTTCCGTCACTTCATGCTCCCCGGCGGACACTTCTTTCTCTCCTCCGCCCGGCAGCTTCTCACCGGAATCGTGGAAAGCGGCATCCACCGGAGTCTCCGGTCGCGAGTGCGCTGA
- a CDS encoding SDR family NAD(P)-dependent oxidoreductase — MVRGSAHGFVRGLVHGFVRGRRLRGFANGLLYGRPRAGDRRLARAVAARTIVVTGASRGTGRHVARRLAAAGAHVILTARTTPALRTLVEEITAAGGTAVAHPADLTEPEQVDRLVADIRRAHLGIDALVNAAGHAVRQSPAPAGHRPHDAHDAHDAHDAQALIAANYLGPLRLTLGLLPALRRRGGTVVGVSPADVRIPPLPRTGVRVAAASAFDVWLRGLAPEVRGSGVRVASVYVGATGTGASTARTAHTPPSLPLRRPASCAVQTAGLVCDALVYRRTVFGPWWRWFGEVVGHLLRGPLERAFARRYERTSGNGTTTGPTRPTTGPTRPITGTTGPTPGTMRRATIGITRRTAPAAGTAPAGRPPAAVPAPRLSALPSGPPSPSPGSSTTVPRRPATTPHPYPSAPRPRPAAPRPRPTVVMPGPSVKAAVPVRPTATPPDPATAPRPYAAPTPYATPVPYATPVPYEAPLPYESADPYAATDPYAATDPHATAAPHTTADPHTTAADRRPRPSPEAQL; from the coding sequence ATGGTGCGCGGCTCGGCACACGGCTTCGTACGCGGTCTCGTCCACGGATTCGTACGCGGCAGACGCCTACGCGGCTTCGCGAACGGTCTGCTGTACGGCAGGCCGCGCGCCGGCGACCGGCGGCTGGCCCGCGCCGTCGCCGCCCGCACCATCGTGGTGACCGGCGCCTCCCGTGGGACCGGCCGCCATGTCGCCCGCCGGCTCGCGGCGGCCGGAGCACACGTGATCCTCACCGCCCGCACAACTCCCGCGCTGCGCACGCTGGTCGAGGAGATCACCGCCGCCGGCGGCACGGCCGTCGCCCACCCCGCCGACCTCACCGAACCCGAGCAGGTGGACCGGCTCGTCGCCGACATCCGGCGCGCTCATCTCGGCATCGACGCGCTGGTCAACGCCGCCGGCCACGCCGTACGGCAGTCCCCGGCACCCGCCGGCCACCGCCCGCACGACGCCCACGATGCCCATGACGCCCACGATGCCCAAGCGCTGATCGCGGCCAACTACCTGGGCCCGCTGCGGCTCACGCTCGGCCTGCTGCCCGCCCTGCGCCGGCGCGGCGGCACCGTGGTCGGGGTCTCACCCGCCGACGTCCGCATCCCGCCGCTCCCGCGCACCGGCGTCCGCGTGGCCGCCGCGTCCGCCTTCGACGTCTGGCTGCGGGGCCTGGCCCCCGAAGTACGCGGCTCCGGCGTGCGCGTGGCCTCGGTCTACGTCGGCGCGACGGGCACCGGGGCGAGCACCGCACGCACTGCGCACACTCCACCGTCCCTGCCGCTGCGCCGGCCGGCCTCCTGCGCCGTACAGACGGCGGGGCTGGTGTGTGACGCGCTGGTCTACCGGCGGACCGTGTTCGGGCCCTGGTGGCGCTGGTTCGGCGAGGTCGTCGGACACCTGCTGCGCGGTCCGCTGGAGCGGGCGTTCGCCCGTCGGTACGAGCGCACCTCCGGAAACGGCACCACCACCGGCCCCACACGACCCACCACCGGCCCCACACGACCCATCACTGGCACCACAGGCCCCACCCCTGGCACCATGCGCCGCGCCACCATCGGCATCACGCGCCGCACCGCCCCGGCGGCCGGGACCGCCCCCGCAGGCCGGCCGCCGGCAGCAGTACCTGCACCGCGGCTCTCGGCGCTGCCGTCCGGCCCGCCGTCCCCCTCACCGGGCTCGTCGACGACGGTGCCCCGCCGGCCCGCGACGACACCCCACCCGTACCCGTCGGCGCCCCGCCCGCGCCCGGCGGCTCCCCGGCCGCGTCCCACCGTGGTGATGCCGGGACCGTCCGTGAAGGCAGCGGTACCGGTCCGTCCCACCGCGACACCGCCGGACCCGGCCACGGCACCACGCCCGTACGCCGCACCGACTCCGTACGCGACACCGGTCCCGTACGCGACACCGGTCCCGTACGAAGCCCCGCTCCCGTATGAGAGCGCAGACCCTTACGCGGCAACGGACCCGTACGCGGCCACGGACCCGCATGCCACGGCGGCCCCTCACACGACGGCGGATCCCCACACGACGGCCGCGGACCGGCGGCCACGCCCCTCCCCGGAGGCACAGTTGTAG
- a CDS encoding amidase domain-containing protein, which produces MNRSTSRRLVIVATIAALSGGFLGTAPASAAPDDQALLNAARTYFTGENALRVDGAPAAAEAGRARTLAVADGFRRVREDRMTARRQISEVNRLAGVRFSDVRTEITPVGGVTVRESAGSARLGVREHTRYTYADGAQAPYEYTVRHDLTFTRDGATWVLSGIGTADGPAHLATPEKLGPAELARARAEAVALRKSLKKPTSKRSSASGQGATKALGYNYQAMVDFAVKYATAGDNVPYERDENDCTNFVSQALAAGGWKEVPGWYRSDSAWWYNHNWWPIPDNHSWTWGGAPNWQRFARDRSHRVYELDRPGALGLADVVQFEIHGYSKPGEPGHTMMVTSFTGDWMPKMSYHTTDTLNKPLSEIMAAHPNEKFWFFRT; this is translated from the coding sequence ATGAACCGCAGCACATCACGGCGCCTGGTGATCGTCGCCACGATCGCCGCGCTGTCGGGAGGGTTCCTCGGTACGGCGCCCGCGAGCGCGGCTCCGGACGACCAGGCACTCCTGAACGCGGCGCGGACCTATTTCACCGGCGAGAACGCCCTGCGCGTCGACGGCGCCCCGGCCGCCGCCGAGGCGGGCAGAGCCCGCACCCTCGCCGTGGCCGACGGCTTCCGCCGGGTCCGGGAGGACCGGATGACCGCCCGGCGGCAGATCTCGGAGGTCAACCGGCTGGCCGGGGTCCGGTTCTCCGACGTCCGGACCGAGATCACCCCGGTCGGCGGGGTCACGGTCCGCGAGAGCGCCGGTTCCGCACGGCTCGGCGTGCGGGAGCACACCCGGTACACGTACGCGGACGGTGCGCAGGCCCCGTACGAGTACACCGTCCGGCACGACCTGACCTTCACCCGTGACGGCGCGACATGGGTGCTCTCGGGCATCGGAACGGCCGACGGCCCGGCTCACCTGGCCACGCCGGAGAAGCTCGGCCCGGCGGAGCTGGCCAGGGCCAGGGCGGAGGCCGTGGCGCTGCGGAAGAGCCTGAAGAAGCCCACGTCCAAACGGAGTTCCGCGTCCGGGCAAGGTGCCACGAAGGCGCTCGGCTACAACTACCAGGCCATGGTGGACTTCGCCGTGAAGTACGCCACGGCCGGCGACAACGTGCCCTATGAGCGGGATGAGAACGACTGCACCAACTTCGTCTCCCAGGCCCTGGCCGCCGGCGGCTGGAAGGAGGTCCCCGGCTGGTACCGGAGCGACTCCGCCTGGTGGTACAACCACAACTGGTGGCCGATCCCCGACAACCACAGTTGGACGTGGGGCGGAGCACCCAACTGGCAGCGGTTCGCGCGCGACAGGTCGCACCGGGTGTACGAGCTGGACCGGCCCGGGGCGCTGGGCCTGGCGGACGTCGTCCAGTTCGAGATCCACGGCTACAGCAAACCGGGCGAACCCGGGCACACCATGATGGTGACGTCGTTCACCGGCGACTGGATGCCGAAGATGAGTTACCACACCACCGACACGCTCAACAAGCCGCTCAGCGAGATCATGGCGGCCCACCCGAACGAGAAGTTCTGGTTCTTCCGCACCTGA